Sequence from the Arthrobacter pigmenti genome:
GCTCCAGGACACCCCCAAACGGGTTGCGAAAGCGTACGCCGAATTCTTCGCCGGCCTCCACCAGGATCCAAAGGATGTCCTCTCGATCACGTTCGATCTGGACCATGAGGAACTGGTGCTGGTCAAGGACATTCCGTTCTACTCAACCTGCGAGCATCATCTCGTCCCATTTCACGGCACGGCGCACATCGGGTACATTCCCTCTGAAGAAGGGAAGATCACCGGCCTCAGCAAACTGGCGCGGCTGGTTGAGATTTACGCACGTCGTCCACAGGTGCAGGAGCGCCTGACCACGCAGATCGTCGACGCGCTGATGGAGCACCTGCAACCCAAGGGCGCCATTGTGGTTATCGAATGCGAACACCTGTGCATGTCGATGCGGGGCATCCGCAAGCCTGGAGCGAAAACCGTCACCTCGGCGGTGCGCGGCCAGGTGCGCGACGCCGCCACACGCGCCGAGGCCATGAGCCTGATACTCGGAAGATAGGACACCGCACTATATGGATTCACTCGCAGCAGCCCCAGGAACCGGACCAGCAACGTCGCCCCTGCCCGTCCTGAGGCCAACCCGGGTCCGCAAGTCCTTCGCGGACCTGCCAACCAACCGGACGCTCGTGATGGGAATCCTCAACGTCACTCCGGACTCCTTCAGCGACGGCGGCAGGTTCGCCACCGCTGACGACGCCATTGCCGAGGGCCTCCGCATGCACTACGCCGGAGCGGACATTGTTGACGTGGGCGGTGAATCCACGCGGCCCAACGCACAGCAGACCACCGTGGAGGAGGAGCAGCAGCGCATCCTCCCTGTCGTTGCCGCGCTGGTGAAGGCCGGCGCCCTGGTCAGCGTTGACACCATGCACGCCGCTACGGCGGCCAAGGCGATCGACGCCGGTGCGGCCATCGTCAACGACGTGTCCGGCCTCGACTTCGATCCGGAGATGCCGTCGCTCATCGCGGAGCGCGGTGTCCCCTACGTCCTCATGCACAGCCGTGGCAACGCGCAGACCATGGACTCGCTCACCGATTACGACGACGTCGTGGAGGACGTCATCGCCGAGCTCATGAGTGTGCGGGACAAGTTCTATGAAGCGGGTGTCTCCGCCGAGCAGATCATCCTCGATCCGGGAATCGGTTTCGCCAAGAAGGGGGACCATAACTGGGAACTGCTGCGCTCGCTGGAGCGCTTCGAGGTGCTCGGTCACCGGATCCTGGTGGGAGCATCCCGCAAAAGCTTCCTCGGCACCCTGCTCAGCACCGCGGGCAAGGCTGCCGCACCCGCCGAGCGGAATTCCGCGACCATTGCCGTGTCCACCCTGGCGGCGGCCGGCGGCGCCTGGTGCGTCCGCGTGCACGACGTCGGCCCCAACCTGGACGCCGTCAAGGTTGCCGCTTCCTGGACCAAGTAGGCGCACAATGACAACAGTTTCGAGTCCGCCCACGCGGCAGGACACCATCACGCTCACGGGGATCACCGCCGTCGGGCATCACGGGGTTTTCGAGCACGAGCGGCGCGACGGGCAACCGTTCATCGTGGATGTCGTGCTTCACCTCGACCTGCGCCCGGCAGGAATCTCGGATGACCTCACCCGGACCGCACACTACGGTGAACTGGCGGAGCAGGTCCGTGATCTCATCACCGGCGAACCGCTCAACCTCATCGAAGCCCTCGCTGAGCGCATCGCCGGGCACGTGCTGGAATCCTTCGCCGTTGACGCGGTCGAGGTGACGGTACACAAGCCCAAGGCACCCATCGAGGTGCCGTTTGGAGACGTCACCGTTTCCATCTTCCGGGAACGCGCGTGAGCGGCACGGTGCGCTCAGTCCTCGCGCTGGGCAGCAACCTCGGGGAGAGCAATGACACGCTCTCACTGGCTGTGGCGGATATCGTCGACTCACCGCATGTCCGGCTGCGCGAGGTCTCTCCCGTAGTGCTGTCCAAGGCCGTGGGCGGTCCTGAGCAGCCCGACTACCTGAACATGGTCATCGAAATCGAGACCGACCTGGGTCCGTACGAACTCCTGGAACACTGCCAGGCCGTGGAAAACAAGCATCACCGCGTGCGGACGGTCCGCTGGGGGCCACGTACCCTGGACATCGACATCGTCACCTACGGGAACCTGGTCTCCGACGATGAGCGGCTCACCCTTCCGCATCCCCGGGCTGCTGAACGGGCGTTTGTGCTGCAGCCGTGGGCGTGGATGGATTCCTCGGCCAGGCTGGCGGGACGGCCGGTCACGGAACTGGCTGAGCAGGCAGATGATCTCTCCGGCCTCGCGCCGTTCGAGGGCGTCTAGCATGTAGCGCCCCCAGGGCTCGCTTCGCTCACGCCGGGTCCCTCGCGCTACGCTTAGGCTGTGGGCTCAATCAGGTTCGGCTGGCTGGTATTCATAGCCCTGGTGGCCGGTGCCGCGGGGTGGCTGGTCAATTGGGGGGCTACCCGTAACGGTTTCCCTACGCCGTCGCTGCCGCTCAGTTCCCTCCTCACCATCGCAGCCGTCATCGCGGTGACGCTGATATTTGGACTGCGCGTCCGTCGCTGGCGCAACGGGAACTCCAAGCGCAGGCTGGATCCGCTTCTCGCCGCCCGCACCGTGGTCCTCGCGCAGGCCACGGCTTACGCAGGGGCCCTCAGTGCCGGCTGGCACGCGGGCATCCTTGCCGATCAGCTCACCTGGGTGAGCCTCACGGGCAATTTCGGACCCATTTGGGGGAGCGTCGCGCTGATTGCAGCCGGTATTGCGATGATTGTGGTTGGTCTGATGGTGGAAAGCTTCTGCAAGCTTCCGCCGGATGATGACGCCGGGGCGGATGAGTCCCGGGAAAGCGGCGAGGGGGAGTATGCGTAGGGAAGAACCAATAGACCCAACCGGGATCGAGTGGACACAGGTGTCACCGAAGTACCTGAAAGTCCAGCTTGTTGGGTGGGCGATCAGCAGCGTGTTCTACCTGCTGATCCTGTCCGTGCCCCTTGTGCTGATGCTGACAGGGGTCTGGGAGGGATTCCCCGCCTGGCTGGCTTGGCTGCTGCCCGCCGCCGTCGTCGTTCTCGCGGTGTGGCGCGGACTGCTGCTTCCGCGGCAGGTTCGCGCGATCGGCTATGCCGAACGCAACGAGGATCTGCTGATCCGGCGCGGAATTTTTTTCCAGCGCACCATGGTGGTCCCGTATGGCCGCATGCAGTACGTCGACGTCGGCGTGGGGCCGATCGAGCGGGCGCTGGGGTTGTGCACCGTCAAACTGCACACCGCCTCACCGGGTACCAACGCGGAGATTCCGGGCCTGCCAACAAGCGAGGGGGCCCGGCTCCGCGAGCAACTCTCCGCGCGCGGTGAGGCGAAGCTGGCGGGACTGTGAGCGCCGTTCAACCGGATCCGGAGCTGCTTGCCACATCTGCGGACGAGTGGAAGCGCGTCCACATCGTCTCGCCCCTGGTGCGTGGCTGGA
This genomic interval carries:
- the folP gene encoding dihydropteroate synthase gives rise to the protein MDSLAAAPGTGPATSPLPVLRPTRVRKSFADLPTNRTLVMGILNVTPDSFSDGGRFATADDAIAEGLRMHYAGADIVDVGGESTRPNAQQTTVEEEQQRILPVVAALVKAGALVSVDTMHAATAAKAIDAGAAIVNDVSGLDFDPEMPSLIAERGVPYVLMHSRGNAQTMDSLTDYDDVVEDVIAELMSVRDKFYEAGVSAEQIILDPGIGFAKKGDHNWELLRSLERFEVLGHRILVGASRKSFLGTLLSTAGKAAAPAERNSATIAVSTLAAAGGAWCVRVHDVGPNLDAVKVAASWTK
- the folE gene encoding GTP cyclohydrolase I FolE, which gives rise to MTDFDDEMVNAALAATGSKVDKPRIERAVREILAAIGEDPDRDGLQDTPKRVAKAYAEFFAGLHQDPKDVLSITFDLDHEELVLVKDIPFYSTCEHHLVPFHGTAHIGYIPSEEGKITGLSKLARLVEIYARRPQVQERLTTQIVDALMEHLQPKGAIVVIECEHLCMSMRGIRKPGAKTVTSAVRGQVRDAATRAEAMSLILGR
- the folB gene encoding dihydroneopterin aldolase — translated: MTTVSSPPTRQDTITLTGITAVGHHGVFEHERRDGQPFIVDVVLHLDLRPAGISDDLTRTAHYGELAEQVRDLITGEPLNLIEALAERIAGHVLESFAVDAVEVTVHKPKAPIEVPFGDVTVSIFRERA
- the folK gene encoding 2-amino-4-hydroxy-6-hydroxymethyldihydropteridine diphosphokinase; its protein translation is MSGTVRSVLALGSNLGESNDTLSLAVADIVDSPHVRLREVSPVVLSKAVGGPEQPDYLNMVIEIETDLGPYELLEHCQAVENKHHRVRTVRWGPRTLDIDIVTYGNLVSDDERLTLPHPRAAERAFVLQPWAWMDSSARLAGRPVTELAEQADDLSGLAPFEGV
- a CDS encoding DUF3180 family protein, with translation MGSIRFGWLVFIALVAGAAGWLVNWGATRNGFPTPSLPLSSLLTIAAVIAVTLIFGLRVRRWRNGNSKRRLDPLLAARTVVLAQATAYAGALSAGWHAGILADQLTWVSLTGNFGPIWGSVALIAAGIAMIVVGLMVESFCKLPPDDDAGADESRESGEGEYA
- a CDS encoding PH domain-containing protein produces the protein MRREEPIDPTGIEWTQVSPKYLKVQLVGWAISSVFYLLILSVPLVLMLTGVWEGFPAWLAWLLPAAVVVLAVWRGLLLPRQVRAIGYAERNEDLLIRRGIFFQRTMVVPYGRMQYVDVGVGPIERALGLCTVKLHTASPGTNAEIPGLPTSEGARLREQLSARGEAKLAGL